DNA sequence from the Candidatus Nanopelagicales bacterium genome:
CCTCGCTGCTCGCCGTCCGGGGCCTGGACCCCGATGGCCCCCGGCTGTCCGTCGTGCCCGCCGCGGCCGGCGTCGGGATGGCGGACGACCCGGTCCACGCGGTCCGCGCGCACCGCGACGTCTCCGTCCGGGTCGCCGCCGACCTGGTCGCCTCCGGCCGGGCGGACGCCACCGTCACCGCCGGACACACCGGCGCCGCGCTGGCTGCGGGGCTGTTCTGCCTGGGCCGCCTGCGGGGCGTGACCCGGCCCGCGCTGGCCGTCGTGCTGCCCGCGCTGCGCGGCCCGGTGGTCCTGCTCGACGCCGGCGCCGGCACCTCCGCCACCCCCGACCTGCTCGGCCAGTTCGCGCTGGCCGGGACCGCGTACGCCCAGGCCCTCGGCCTGGCCGCTCCCCGCGTGGGCCTGCTCACCATCGGCAGCGAGCCGGGCAAGGGCGACACCCTGCGCCGCGACGCAGACCCGCTGCTCGCGACCCTCCCGATCACGTACGTCGGCCCGGTCGAGGGCCACGACGTCGCACTGGGCGGCGTCGCCGACGTCGTCGTCACCGACGGCTTCACCGGCAACGTCGCCCTCAAGGCCGTCGAGGGGGCGGTCGCGTGGTCCGCCGAACGGCTGGGGTCCGCGTACGGCGACGTCGGGACGGCCCGCCGGGTCGTGCGCGAGGTCGCCACCGGGGACTTCGCCGGGGGGATGCTCCTCGGCGTCCGCGGCGTCAGCGTGGTCGGGCACGGCGCCACCACGCCCGACGCCCTCGCGGCGTGCGTCGGACTGGCGGTCCGCGCGGTGCGGCGCGACCTGGTCGCCCGCACCGGGACCCTGCTGGAGGACCTGGTGCGCCTGCGCCGGGGCGCCGCCGGGCTGCCTCCCGCCGTCGGCGGGGTGACCGCGTGACCGCCGCCCTGGACGCCGAGGAGGCGCTGCGGCTCGGCGCCGCCGCGCTGGCACGGGTGCTCGACCTGGACGCGTCCCTGCTGCGGGCGGACACCCCGCTGGCCGACCTCGGAGCCGACTCGGTGGCCCGGGTCTGCTTCGCCGACGCGGTGGAGGAGCTGGCCCGCACGCAGCGGGGGGTCGTCATCACCATCCCCGACGACCGGCTGCGGGCTGCGGCGACGCTGGGCGACCTGGTCGCCCCCCTGACGCAGGGAGGTGCGCGGTGACGGACGCGGTGCTGCCGTACTCCGAGCTGGAGGAGCGGCTCGGCGTACGCCTCGACCACGACCTGCTTCAGCGGTCGCTGACCCACCGGTCGTTCGCGTACGAGGCCGGGGGTCTGCCGACCAACGAGCGGCTGGAGTTCCTCGGCGACGCGGTGCTCGGCCTGATCGTCACCGACGCCGTGTTCACCCGCTTCCCCGACCTGGCGGAGGGTCGGCTGGCCAAGCTGCGCGCTGCCGTCGTCCAGTCCCGCGCGCTGGCGGAGGTGGGCCGCACGCTCGGCCTGGGCGACTTCCTCCGACTGGGCCGGGGGGAGGAGACCACCGGCGGCAGGGACAAGTCATCGATCCTCGCCGACACGGTGGAGGCCGTGATCGGGGCGGTCTACCTCGCGCACGGGATCGACGTCGCCGCGGACCTGGTGCACCGGCTCTTCGACCCGGTCATCGAGCAGGCCGCCGAGCTCGGTGCCGCGCTGGACTGGAAGACCTCGCTGCAGGAGCTCGTGGCCACCATGGACTGCGGTCCGCCGGAGTACGTCGTCGACGAGAGCGGTCCGGACCACGCCAAGGCCTTCGTCGCCCGGGTCCGGGTGGGCCAGCGCCTGCTCGGGCGCGGAGAGGGCCGGTCGAAGAAGGACGCCGAGCAGGAGGCCGCGTCCAGCGCCTACGTCGCGCTGCGCGCCGAGCTGGGCGGCGAGGACCGCGCCGCCGATGACGCCGCCGACCCGCCGACCCGCTGACCGGCTGACGCATGCCCGAGCTGCCCGAGGTCGAGGTGGTGCGCCGCGGGCTGGACCGCTGGGTCGCCGGGCGCACGGTGGCGTCCGCCCGGGTGCTCCACCCGAGGGCGGCCCGGCGCCACCCGGCCGGCCCGGTGGACCTGCAGCGGCGGCTGGCCGGGCGGACGGTCCTGACCGCGAGCCGGCGGGGCAAGTACCTGTGGCTGCGCCTGGACGGCGACGAGGCCCTGGTCGCCCACCTCGGGATGAGCGGCCAGCTGCTGGTGCAGCCGCCGGACGCGACGCCGGAGACCCACCTGCGCGCCGTGCTGGAGTTCGCCGACGGCGGTCGGGAGCTGAGGTTCGTGGACCAGCGGACCTTCGGCGGGCTGGCCCTCGACCCGCTGGCGGCCGACGGAGCCGGGGGCCGGGTTCCCGCGTCCGTGGCGCACATCGCCCGCGACCCGCTGGACCCCCTCTTCGACGACGACGCGTTCGTCCGCGGGCTACGGCGGCGCCGGACCGGGGTCAAGCGCGCCCTGCTGGACCAGACCCTGCTGTCCGGCGTGGGCAACATCTACGCCGACGAGGCGTTGTGGCGGTCCCGGCTGCACTGGGCCCGGGCCACCGAGGGGCTGCCCCCGAAGGTCGTCAGGGGGCTGCTCGGGGACGTGCGGGACGTGATGGCGGAGGCGCTGGCGGAGGGCGGCACGTCGTTCGATGCGCTGTACGTCAACGTCAACGGGGAGTCGGGGTACTTCGCCCGCGGCCTGAACGCGTACGGCCGCCGCGACCTGCCCTGCCCGCGGTGCGGCGCGCCGATGGTCCGCGACGCGTTCATGAACCGGTCGTCCTATCGCTGCCCCCGGTGCCAGCGGACCCCCGCCCGCCCGCGCTGGTAGGGCGACGGCCGGGGGCGGAGACCGGGTCGTGACCGGGCCGCGACCCCGCCTTGACTGGGCCTTCGCGGTCCTGGGACCCTGGTGGGGTCGCCCGCTCCGCGGGCGCTCCCCGGTGGCCGCGCAACGCGGCGTCGCGCTCGGAGGACGGCATGCCCAAGGCCCTGTACGGCCACGTCGGTGGACCTGACCCCCGTCTCGTGGCCGAGGTGGCGCGTCTGCGGGTCCGGGTGCGCGAGCTGGAGGCCGAGCTGGCCCGCACGCGCGCCGCCGCGCTGGACGACCTGCGGCTGGACGACGTGTCCCTGGACTCCGACCTGCTGGCCCTGCAGGCCGGCGAGCCCGCGCTGGCCTGACCGCCGCGCACCGCACCACCCCCGGCCCGGGTCCCGCGCGCCTGTCCGGACCCGCGGGACGGCGAGGGTAGGGTGGCGCAACCTTTCCCGGACCCGTCTTCCCCACGGACCTGTCCGCCGGTGCGACCGACCGTCGCCCCCGGTGGCGAGGAGTGGCGCGCGTGCACCTGAAGAGCCTGACCCTCAAGGGCTTCAAGTCCTTCGCGTCCTCGACGACGCTGCACTTCGAGCCGGGGGTCACCTGCGTCGTCGGCCCCAACGGGTCCGGCAAGTCCAACGTCGTCGACGCCCTGGCCTGGGTCATGGGCGAGCAGGGGGCCAAGAGCCTGCGCGGCGGCAAGATGGAGGACGTCATCTTCGCCGGCACGTCCGGCCGCGCGCCGCTGGGGCGTGCCGAGGTCGCGCTCACCATCGACAACACCGACGGCGCCCTGCCCATCGACTACGCCGAGGTCACCATTTCGCGGACGATGTTCCGCAACGGCGGGTCCGAGTACGCCATCAACGGCACCCCGTGCCGCCTGCTGGACGTGCAGGAGCTGCTCAGCGACTCCGGCATCGGCCGGGAGATGCACGTCATCGTCGGCCAGGGCCAGCTCGACACGATCCTGCACGCGTCCCCCGAGGACCGCCGCGGCTTCATCGAGGAGGCCGCCGGGGTGCTCAAGCACCGCAAGCGCAAGGAGAAGGCGCTACGGAAGCTCGACGCCATGCAGGGCAACCTGACCCGGCTGCAGGACCTCACCACCGAGCTGCGCCGCCAGCTCAAGCCGCTTGGCCGGCAGGCCGAGGTGGCCCGTCGCGCCGTCGTGATCCAGAGCGACGTGCGCGACGCCCGGCTTCGGCTGCTGGCCGACGACCTGCTCGCGTTCCGGGAGGCGCTGGCCCAGGAGGTCGCCGACGAGACCGCGCTGCGCGAGCGACGCGCCGAGGTCGAGTCCGCGCTGGCCGCCGCGCAGTCCCGCGAGGCCGACGTCGAGGCGCGGGTGCAGGACGACGCGCCGCGCGTGGTCCGCGCGCAGGAGACCTGGTACCGCCTGTCCAGCCTGCGCGAGCGCATCACCGGGACCGCGTCGCTGGCCGCGGAGCGGGTCCGGCACCTGCAGCCGGAGCCGGAGGAGGAGCGCCGCGGGCGCGAGCCGGAGGAGATGGAGGCCGAGGCCCGCCAGGTCCGCGCCGAGGAGTTCGAGCTCGGCCGGCAGGTCGAGGCCGACCGCGCGGTACTGGCGGAGGCGGTGCAGGCGCGCAGCCTGGCGGAGGCCGAGCTGGCCGCCGAGGAGCGCCGGGTCGCGGCCGCCGAGCGCGCCGCGGCCGACCGGCGCGAGGGCCTGGCCCGGCTGGCGGGCCAGGTCGCGGCCGCGCGCTCGAGGCTGGAGGCCCGTACGGCGGAGATCGACCGGCTGGCCGAGCAGGTGGACGGCGCGCGGACCCGCGCCGAGGTCGCGCAGCGCGACTTCCACGCCCAGGAGGCGAAGATCGCCGGGCTGGGCGAGGGCGAGGTCGGCCTGGACGCCGAGCACGAGGCGGCGCTGGCGGCGCTGGAGGCCGCCGACGCCGAGGTGGAGGCGCTGCGCGGGCGCGAGCAGGCCGCGGAGCGGGAGCGCGGCGCGCTGACCGCCCGGGTCGAGGCCCTGGAGCTGGGCCTGGCGCGCAAGGACGGCGGGGCGGCGCTGCTCGGTGCCGCGGACCGGGTCCCGGGGCTGCTCGGGTCGGTGTCCGCACTGCTGCACGTCGAGCACGGGTACGAGGCGGCCGTGGCCGCCGCGCTGGGCGGGCTGGCCGACGCCGTCGCCGTGGCGGACCTGGCCGCGGCGGTGACCGCGCTGGACCTGCTCAAGGCCGACGACGCGGGTCGGGCCAGCCTGCTGGTCGGCGGTCCGGAGCCGGACCACGACCACCCGGCCGCCACGGCCGCGAGGCTCCCCGACGGTGCCCGCTGGGCCGTGGACGTGGTGTCGGCACCGCCGGAGCTGGCGGGCCCGGTACGCCGCGCCCTGGCCGGGGTGGCGGTCGTCGACGACCTGGGTCGGGGCCGGACCGCCGTCGCGGCCGACCCCGCGCTGGTGGCCGTGACCCGCGAGGGGGACCTGCTCGCCCGGGACCGGGCCCGTGGGGGCTCGGCCAGCGCACCGAGCCTGCTGGAGGTCCAGGCGGCCGTCGACGAGACGCGTGAGCGCCTGGACCGGACCGCGCACGAGGTGGAGCGGCTGCGCTTCGAGCTGGCCGCCGCCACGGACCGGCAGCGGGCCTCGGCCGCGGCGGTCGAGGGGGCGCTGTCCCGGCTGCACGACTCCGACGCCCGGATGGCCGCGGTGGCCGAGCAGCTCGGTCAGCTCGGGCAGGCCGCCCGGGCCGCCACCGCGGAGGCGGACCGCCTGCAGGCCGCCGCCGAGGCCGCTCGGTCCGCCCGCGACGCCG
Encoded proteins:
- the smc gene encoding chromosome segregation protein SMC, which gives rise to MHLKSLTLKGFKSFASSTTLHFEPGVTCVVGPNGSGKSNVVDALAWVMGEQGAKSLRGGKMEDVIFAGTSGRAPLGRAEVALTIDNTDGALPIDYAEVTISRTMFRNGGSEYAINGTPCRLLDVQELLSDSGIGREMHVIVGQGQLDTILHASPEDRRGFIEEAAGVLKHRKRKEKALRKLDAMQGNLTRLQDLTTELRRQLKPLGRQAEVARRAVVIQSDVRDARLRLLADDLLAFREALAQEVADETALRERRAEVESALAAAQSREADVEARVQDDAPRVVRAQETWYRLSSLRERITGTASLAAERVRHLQPEPEEERRGREPEEMEAEARQVRAEEFELGRQVEADRAVLAEAVQARSLAEAELAAEERRVAAAERAAADRREGLARLAGQVAAARSRLEARTAEIDRLAEQVDGARTRAEVAQRDFHAQEAKIAGLGEGEVGLDAEHEAALAALEAADAEVEALRGREQAAERERGALTARVEALELGLARKDGGAALLGAADRVPGLLGSVSALLHVEHGYEAAVAAALGGLADAVAVADLAAAVTALDLLKADDAGRASLLVGGPEPDHDHPAATAARLPDGARWAVDVVSAPPELAGPVRRALAGVAVVDDLGRGRTAVAADPALVAVTREGDLLARDRARGGSASAPSLLEVQAAVDETRERLDRTAHEVERLRFELAAATDRQRASAAAVEGALSRLHDSDARMAAVAEQLGQLGQAARAATAEADRLQAAAEAARSARDADERTLAELQQRLATAEEAGDTDLDRADDRHRLGEVAQAARQAEVEARLAVRTGEERARALAGRAEQLERAAGLERVARRRAAERRERRAREAEVAAAVLAGASVTLESLETSLRLAGAERAETERLRAERDSELQGLRTRIRELTSELDQLTDSVHRDEVARAEQRLRIEQLEARALEEFGVEPDVLVDEYGPQVPVPPSPPAPGDEVPADAPAAEPYPFDRAQQERRLKAAERALALLGRVNPLALEEFAALEERHRFLTEQLDDLKRSRGDLLAIVREVDERVEEVFTQAYHDTEREFERVFARLFPGGEGRLVLTDPSDMLTTGIDVEARPPGKKIKRLSLLSGGERSLTAVAFLVALFKARPSPFYVMDEVEAALDDVNLGRLIEVIDELRSSSQLIVITHQKRTMEIADALYGVSMRGDGVTQVISQRLREPEAASA
- the rnc gene encoding ribonuclease III → MTDAVLPYSELEERLGVRLDHDLLQRSLTHRSFAYEAGGLPTNERLEFLGDAVLGLIVTDAVFTRFPDLAEGRLAKLRAAVVQSRALAEVGRTLGLGDFLRLGRGEETTGGRDKSSILADTVEAVIGAVYLAHGIDVAADLVHRLFDPVIEQAAELGAALDWKTSLQELVATMDCGPPEYVVDESGPDHAKAFVARVRVGQRLLGRGEGRSKKDAEQEAASSAYVALRAELGGEDRAADDAADPPTR
- a CDS encoding phosphopantetheine-binding protein yields the protein MTAALDAEEALRLGAAALARVLDLDASLLRADTPLADLGADSVARVCFADAVEELARTQRGVVITIPDDRLRAAATLGDLVAPLTQGGAR
- the mutM gene encoding bifunctional DNA-formamidopyrimidine glycosylase/DNA-(apurinic or apyrimidinic site) lyase, producing MPELPEVEVVRRGLDRWVAGRTVASARVLHPRAARRHPAGPVDLQRRLAGRTVLTASRRGKYLWLRLDGDEALVAHLGMSGQLLVQPPDATPETHLRAVLEFADGGRELRFVDQRTFGGLALDPLAADGAGGRVPASVAHIARDPLDPLFDDDAFVRGLRRRRTGVKRALLDQTLLSGVGNIYADEALWRSRLHWARATEGLPPKVVRGLLGDVRDVMAEALAEGGTSFDALYVNVNGESGYFARGLNAYGRRDLPCPRCGAPMVRDAFMNRSSYRCPRCQRTPARPRW